The following are encoded together in the Micromonospora lupini genome:
- a CDS encoding DUF4245 domain-containing protein, with amino-acid sequence MEPAQPADRVPADRTPPDGHPPVDHPVGAEPTPTGPTVPGDDAGRPDDAAGTGERPAPPPRVAAAATKAERSPKDMAISLLVLLIPIALLLAFYRGFLGGDQATTVDPAPAIEQARSANTFPVSEPQGLGSGWRTVSARYQTVEGGANLRIGYLTPEGRGVQLLQSNVPVEQLLPAELTDQSQPQGPTELAGRTWQRYTARGNQQALVLLEPTRTVLVVGDARDNELRDLAGALR; translated from the coding sequence GTGGAACCCGCACAGCCAGCCGACCGCGTACCCGCCGACCGCACGCCGCCCGACGGCCACCCGCCGGTCGACCACCCCGTCGGCGCCGAGCCCACCCCGACCGGCCCGACGGTGCCGGGCGACGATGCCGGCCGGCCCGACGACGCCGCGGGGACCGGTGAGCGGCCCGCGCCGCCGCCACGGGTGGCGGCGGCCGCGACCAAGGCCGAGCGGTCGCCCAAGGACATGGCGATCTCGCTGCTGGTGCTGCTGATCCCGATCGCGCTGCTGCTCGCGTTCTACAGGGGTTTCCTCGGCGGCGACCAGGCCACCACCGTCGATCCGGCCCCGGCGATCGAGCAGGCGCGGTCGGCGAACACCTTCCCGGTGAGCGAGCCGCAGGGGCTCGGCTCCGGCTGGCGTACGGTCAGCGCCCGCTACCAGACCGTCGAGGGTGGCGCGAACCTGCGGATCGGCTACCTCACGCCCGAGGGGCGAGGCGTCCAACTGTTGCAGAGCAACGTGCCGGTGGAGCAACTGCTCCCGGCCGAGCTGACCGACCAGAGCCAGCCACAGGGCCCGACGGAGCTGGCCGGGCGCACCTGGCAGCGCTACACCGCCCGGGGGAACCAGCAGGCGCTGGTCCTGCTGGAGCCGACCCGCACGGTGCTCGTCGTCGGTGACGCCCGGGACAACGAGCTGCGCGACCTCGCCGGCGCTCTGCGCTGA
- a CDS encoding DNA recombination protein RmuC, whose amino-acid sequence MDVSTLLVVIVCLGAGGAVGWLAARSRSAADIARLDATLTATREGEGRLEQSMRALSYEATAQSQEAVARAVAPLHDSLRRYEQRVAELEHDRVDAYAELREQVRSMNAVSGELRTETKQLVAALRAPQVRGRWGEHQLRRIVEAAGMLEHCDFSEQVTAATDDQVVRPDLVVRLHGGRSVVVDAKAPFDAYLTAMEARDERGRDTHLDAHARHLRGHVDALAAKSYWTAFDSSPEFVVLFVPADPFLDVALQRDPTLLEHAFTRNVVLATPATLVALLRTVAYSWRQEALARNALAVHTLARELYGRLSTLGDHVGKLGSSLAGAVTAYNRAVGSLEARVLVSARKLAELGVSDDELAAPAQVELTPRQPQAPELLDDADR is encoded by the coding sequence ATGGACGTCTCGACGTTGCTGGTGGTGATCGTGTGCCTTGGCGCCGGCGGGGCGGTGGGCTGGCTCGCGGCCCGGTCCCGGTCGGCGGCCGACATCGCCAGGCTGGATGCCACCCTGACGGCGACCCGGGAGGGCGAGGGGCGGCTGGAGCAGTCCATGCGGGCGCTGAGCTACGAGGCCACCGCGCAGTCGCAGGAGGCGGTGGCCCGTGCCGTGGCGCCGCTGCACGACAGCCTGCGTCGCTACGAGCAGCGGGTCGCCGAGCTGGAGCACGACCGGGTCGACGCGTACGCCGAGCTGCGCGAGCAGGTCCGCTCGATGAACGCGGTCTCCGGGGAGTTGCGCACCGAGACCAAGCAGTTGGTCGCTGCGCTGCGCGCTCCGCAGGTGCGGGGCCGCTGGGGCGAGCACCAACTGCGCCGGATCGTCGAGGCGGCCGGCATGCTGGAGCACTGCGACTTCTCCGAGCAGGTCACCGCCGCCACCGACGACCAGGTCGTCCGCCCGGATCTGGTGGTCCGCCTGCACGGCGGCCGGTCCGTGGTGGTGGACGCGAAGGCGCCGTTCGACGCGTACCTCACCGCGATGGAGGCTCGCGACGAGCGCGGCCGGGACACCCACCTCGATGCGCACGCCCGGCACCTGCGGGGGCACGTCGACGCTCTGGCCGCCAAGTCGTACTGGACCGCGTTCGACAGCTCGCCCGAGTTCGTCGTCCTGTTCGTGCCCGCCGACCCGTTCCTCGACGTCGCGCTCCAACGCGACCCGACGCTGCTGGAGCACGCGTTCACCCGCAACGTGGTGCTGGCCACGCCGGCCACCCTTGTCGCCCTGCTCCGCACTGTGGCCTACTCGTGGCGGCAGGAGGCGCTGGCCCGCAACGCGCTGGCCGTGCACACCCTCGCCCGGGAGCTGTACGGCCGCCTCTCCACCCTCGGTGACCACGTGGGCAAGCTCGGCTCGTCGCTGGCAGGCGCGGTGACCGCGTACAACAGGGCTGTCGGCTCGCTGGAGGCTCGGGTGCTGGTCAGCGCCCGCAAGCTCGCCGAGTTGGGCGTCTCGGACGACGAGCTGGCGGCCCCCGCCCAGGTCGAGCTGACCCCGCGCCAGCCGCAGGCGCCGGAGCTGCTGGACGACGCCGACCGCTGA
- the glpX gene encoding class II fructose-bisphosphatase has protein sequence MTNTRTRIPQDLDRNLALDLVRVTEAAAMAAGRWVGRGDKEGGDGAAVDAMRKLINSIQMRGVVVIGEGEKDNAPMLFNGEHVGDGTGPEVDVAVDPVDGTTLMSKGMPNAVAVLAVSERGAMFDPSAVFYMEKLAVGPAYADVIDINAGVAENLRRIAKVKGTDVSEVTVCVLDRSRHDDLVAQIRRTGAGIRFISDGDIAGTIAAARGESDVDVLMGIGGTPEGIISACALKCMGGAMQAKLWPQDDQEREKALAAGHDLDRVLDTDDLVTGDNCFFVATGVTSGDLLRGVRYRAGGAYTQSIVMRSKSGTIRVIDSYHRLEKLALYSAVDFDGRPLAEQE, from the coding sequence ATGACGAACACCAGGACGCGGATCCCACAGGATCTCGACCGTAACCTGGCCCTCGACCTGGTCCGGGTCACCGAGGCCGCGGCGATGGCCGCCGGCCGGTGGGTCGGCCGGGGCGACAAGGAGGGCGGCGACGGAGCCGCCGTCGACGCCATGCGCAAGCTGATCAACTCCATTCAGATGCGGGGCGTCGTGGTGATCGGCGAGGGCGAGAAGGACAACGCCCCGATGCTCTTCAACGGCGAACACGTCGGCGACGGCACCGGCCCGGAGGTGGACGTCGCTGTCGACCCGGTCGACGGCACCACCCTGATGAGCAAGGGCATGCCGAACGCGGTGGCGGTGCTCGCCGTCAGTGAGCGGGGCGCCATGTTCGACCCGAGCGCGGTCTTCTACATGGAGAAGCTCGCCGTCGGCCCCGCGTACGCCGACGTGATCGACATCAACGCCGGGGTGGCCGAGAACCTGCGCCGGATCGCCAAGGTCAAGGGCACCGACGTGTCCGAGGTGACGGTCTGCGTGCTGGACCGCAGCCGCCACGACGACCTGGTCGCCCAGATTCGCCGGACCGGGGCGGGCATCCGGTTCATCTCCGACGGCGACATCGCCGGCACCATCGCGGCGGCCCGGGGCGAGTCAGACGTCGACGTGCTGATGGGCATCGGCGGCACGCCCGAGGGCATCATCTCGGCCTGCGCGCTGAAGTGCATGGGCGGGGCGATGCAGGCCAAGCTCTGGCCGCAGGACGACCAGGAGCGGGAGAAGGCGCTCGCCGCCGGGCACGACCTGGACCGGGTGCTCGACACCGACGACCTGGTCACCGGGGACAACTGCTTCTTCGTGGCGACCGGGGTCACCTCCGGGGACCTGCTGCGCGGTGTGCGATACCGGGCCGGCGGCGCGTACACCCAGTCGATCGTGATGCGCTCGAAGAGCGGCACCATCCGGGTGATCGACTCGTACCACCGGTTGGAGAAGCTGGCCCTCTACTCCGCTGTCGACTTCGACGGTCGTCCGCTGGCCGAGCAGGAGTGA
- a CDS encoding 4-hydroxy-3-methylbut-2-enyl diphosphate reductase, whose translation MGTYDGGVTDLRTGKRVLLAKPRGYCAGVDRAVQTVEEALKLYGAPIYVRKQIVHNKHVVQTLEAQGAIFVEENEEVPEGATVIFSAHGVAPEVYEQARERSLKAIDATCPLVTKVHQEAKRFAAEDYDILLIGHEGHEEVIGTAGEAPAHIQLVDGPDGVDKITVRDPEKVVWLSQTTLSVDETLETVARLKTRLPLLQSPPSDDICYATSNRQHVVKEIAPECDVVIVVGSTNSSNSVRLVEVALDAGARAGHLVDFAHEIEDAWLADARTVGVSSGASVPEDLVHDVLAHLAARGFADVEEITTANERLTFSLPQELKRDMKAAAARG comes from the coding sequence GTGGGCACGTACGATGGGGGGGTGACTGATCTCCGGACCGGCAAGCGCGTGCTCCTGGCCAAGCCCCGCGGCTACTGCGCGGGTGTGGATCGCGCCGTGCAGACAGTCGAGGAGGCGCTGAAGCTCTACGGCGCCCCGATCTACGTGCGCAAGCAGATCGTGCACAACAAGCACGTCGTGCAGACGCTCGAGGCCCAGGGCGCGATCTTCGTGGAGGAGAACGAGGAGGTGCCCGAGGGCGCCACAGTCATCTTCTCCGCGCACGGCGTGGCGCCGGAGGTCTACGAGCAGGCCCGCGAACGCTCGTTGAAGGCCATCGACGCGACCTGCCCGCTCGTCACCAAGGTGCACCAGGAGGCGAAGCGCTTCGCCGCCGAGGACTACGACATCCTGCTGATCGGCCACGAGGGGCACGAGGAGGTCATCGGCACCGCCGGTGAGGCCCCCGCGCACATCCAGCTCGTGGACGGTCCGGACGGCGTCGACAAGATCACCGTACGCGACCCGGAGAAGGTCGTCTGGCTCTCCCAGACCACGCTCTCGGTGGACGAGACGCTGGAGACCGTCGCCCGGCTCAAGACCCGCCTGCCGCTGCTCCAGTCCCCGCCCAGCGACGACATCTGCTACGCCACGTCCAACCGGCAGCACGTCGTCAAGGAGATCGCCCCCGAGTGCGACGTGGTGATCGTCGTCGGCTCGACGAACTCCTCCAACTCGGTCCGGCTGGTCGAGGTCGCCCTGGACGCCGGTGCCCGCGCCGGTCACCTGGTCGACTTCGCCCACGAGATCGAGGACGCCTGGCTGGCCGACGCCCGTACGGTCGGGGTGTCCTCCGGCGCGAGCGTCCCGGAGGACCTGGTCCACGACGTGCTGGCGCACCTGGCCGCACGCGGTTTCGCAGACGTCGAGGAGATCACCACCGCCAACGAGCGGCTGACCTTCTCGCTTCCGCAGGAGCTGAAGCGGGACATGAAGGCCGCTGCGGCCCGCGGCTGA
- a CDS encoding exodeoxyribonuclease VII small subunit has protein sequence MTDDTKAGPDERLSYEQARAELASVVERLEAGGTSLEESLALWERGEALAVICQRWLDGARARIDAARQDPAS, from the coding sequence ATGACTGACGACACGAAGGCCGGGCCGGACGAGCGGCTCAGCTACGAGCAGGCCCGCGCCGAACTGGCCTCGGTGGTCGAGCGGCTGGAGGCAGGCGGCACGTCCCTGGAGGAGTCGTTGGCGCTCTGGGAGCGCGGCGAGGCGCTGGCGGTGATCTGCCAGCGCTGGCTGGACGGCGCCCGGGCACGCATCGACGCCGCCCGCCAGGACCCCGCGTCCTGA
- the xseA gene encoding exodeoxyribonuclease VII large subunit, producing the protein MGRVSVGAGSGGGSSAEEPWPVRVVSQKVGAWIAKLGWVWVDGQVAQISRRPGATTVFLTLRDPSADLSLTVTTNRDVLDAGAPELREGARVVLHAKPEFYAARGTLSLRADEIRQVGLGELLARLEKLKKLLAAEGLFDRARKRRLPFLPGRIGLITGRASAAERDVLTNARRRWPAVEFRTVNVAVQGPSAVPQIIDALKVLDADPSIDVIIIARGGGGIEDLLPFSDEALCRAVFGCRTPVVSAIGHETDAPLVDYVADLRASTPTDAAKRVVPDLTEEVRLIGQARHRLQRAVRNLVDRESHRLDSLRSRPVLARPQVMVEHRATELAALRQRSGRCLDHRLAGADDDLRHTLARLRALSPAATLDRGYAIVQRADGHVVRAATEVGKGDPLRVRLADGELAATVDGAVATR; encoded by the coding sequence GTGGGGCGGGTGAGTGTGGGTGCGGGTAGTGGGGGCGGCAGCAGCGCTGAGGAGCCTTGGCCGGTTCGGGTTGTCTCGCAGAAGGTCGGGGCTTGGATCGCCAAGCTGGGCTGGGTGTGGGTGGACGGTCAGGTGGCGCAGATCAGCCGCCGTCCCGGGGCCACCACTGTCTTCCTGACCCTGCGTGACCCGTCCGCCGACCTGAGCCTGACCGTCACCACCAACCGCGACGTGCTGGACGCCGGTGCTCCGGAGCTGCGCGAAGGCGCTCGCGTGGTGCTGCACGCCAAGCCGGAGTTCTACGCCGCGCGGGGCACGCTGAGTCTGCGGGCCGACGAGATCCGGCAGGTGGGGCTCGGTGAGCTGCTGGCCCGGCTGGAGAAGCTCAAGAAGCTGCTCGCCGCCGAGGGGTTGTTCGACCGCGCCCGCAAGCGCCGGCTGCCGTTCCTGCCCGGCCGGATCGGGCTGATCACCGGCCGCGCGTCGGCCGCCGAGCGGGACGTGCTGACAAATGCCCGGCGGCGCTGGCCCGCCGTGGAGTTCCGGACGGTGAACGTGGCCGTGCAGGGCCCGTCCGCCGTGCCGCAGATCATCGACGCGCTCAAGGTGTTGGACGCGGACCCGAGCATCGACGTGATCATCATCGCTCGGGGCGGTGGGGGCATCGAGGATCTCCTGCCGTTCTCCGACGAGGCGCTCTGCCGGGCCGTTTTCGGCTGTCGTACCCCGGTGGTCAGCGCGATCGGCCACGAGACGGACGCGCCGCTTGTCGACTACGTCGCCGACCTGCGCGCCTCCACCCCGACCGACGCGGCCAAGCGCGTGGTCCCCGACCTCACCGAGGAGGTACGCCTCATCGGCCAGGCCCGGCACCGCCTCCAGCGGGCGGTCCGCAACCTGGTCGACCGGGAGTCCCACCGCCTCGACAGCCTGCGGTCCCGGCCGGTGCTGGCCCGCCCCCAGGTGATGGTGGAGCACCGCGCGACCGAGCTTGCCGCGCTGCGTCAGCGCTCCGGCCGCTGCCTGGACCACCGGCTCGCCGGCGCCGACGACGACCTGCGGCACACCCTGGCCCGGCTGCGCGCCCTCTCCCCCGCCGCCACCCTGGACCGGGGGTACGCGATCGTGCAACGCGCCGACGGGCACGTCGTGCGGGCGGCGACCGAGGTCGGCAAGGGCGACCCGCTGCGGGTACGCCTCGCCGACGGCGAGTTGGCCGCGACCGTCGACGGTGCCGTGGCGACGCGGTGA
- a CDS encoding DMT family transporter → MTAADTATPQTLSAARRILGVALASVAGVAVAVQSRINGELGVRLADGFAAAVVSFGIGLVVLLVLVPATPGGRRGLTALRRALAAGTLRPWQCLGGMCGAFLVASQGLTIGTLGVAVFTVAVVAGQSGSSLAVDRAGIGPTGRQPVTRQRLAGAVLTVLAVGLAVGDRLGAPGALALALLPLVAGVGTAWQQAVNGRVRAAADSALTATLVNFAVGTVTLLVAFAIDLAVRGWPTGHLPNEPWLYLGGPIGIVFIAIAAAIVRFTGVLLLGLATIAGQIVGAVLLDLVLPTAASHPGVNTLLGAALTMVAVLIAALAPPARR, encoded by the coding sequence GTGACAGCCGCCGACACGGCGACCCCGCAGACCCTGTCGGCCGCCCGCCGCATCCTCGGCGTCGCGCTGGCGTCGGTCGCCGGGGTCGCGGTGGCGGTGCAGTCGCGGATCAACGGCGAGCTGGGCGTACGCCTGGCCGACGGGTTCGCCGCCGCGGTGGTCTCGTTCGGCATCGGCCTGGTGGTGCTGCTGGTGCTGGTGCCCGCCACCCCCGGCGGGCGACGGGGGCTGACCGCGCTACGTCGCGCCCTCGCGGCGGGCACGCTCCGGCCCTGGCAGTGCCTGGGCGGGATGTGCGGCGCGTTCCTGGTGGCCTCCCAGGGCCTCACCATCGGCACGTTGGGCGTAGCGGTCTTCACCGTGGCCGTGGTCGCCGGCCAGTCCGGCAGCAGCCTCGCCGTGGACCGGGCCGGCATCGGTCCGACCGGCCGGCAGCCGGTGACCCGGCAACGGCTGGCCGGCGCGGTCCTCACCGTGCTCGCGGTCGGCCTGGCGGTCGGTGACCGGCTCGGCGCTCCGGGCGCGCTGGCGCTGGCCCTCCTGCCGCTGGTCGCCGGGGTGGGCACGGCCTGGCAACAGGCGGTCAATGGGCGGGTCCGGGCGGCGGCCGACAGCGCGTTGACCGCCACGCTCGTCAACTTCGCCGTCGGCACGGTCACCCTGCTCGTGGCGTTCGCCATCGACCTCGCGGTACGCGGTTGGCCGACCGGCCACCTGCCGAACGAGCCGTGGCTCTACCTGGGCGGGCCCATCGGCATCGTGTTCATCGCGATCGCCGCCGCGATCGTGCGGTTCACCGGAGTGCTGCTGCTCGGCCTGGCCACCATCGCCGGGCAGATCGTGGGGGCGGTCCTGCTGGACCTGGTGCTGCCGACCGCTGCCTCGCACCCCGGCGTGAACACCCTGCTCGGGGCCGCGCTGACAATGGTGGCCGTGCTGATCGCCGCGCTCGCGCCACCCGCCCGCCGCTGA